The following nucleotide sequence is from Flavobacterium sp. N1736.
ATATTAGTAAAAACAAATCCTAAAAAACTTCGCGTCTTTTTTGCCTGCCTGATTTTTGTATTGGCATTAAACATGATTTATAACGGACTTAATGGAAAAATCTAAAAGTATGTCACAGGAAAAATTTGGAGAAAAAGATTTTCAAACCATTATAGGTAATTTATTGCGTTACGGAGTTTGGATTTCGTTATCAGTAGCGTTTATTGGTGGAATTGTTTATTTAATGCATCACGGTTACGACATCGAAGATTATTCGGTATTTAAAGAAAACGACAGAAATATTTTTGAAGTAATTGCGGCTGTATATAACGGCGTTATCAGCGGAAGCGGGGAGTCGATTATATTTTTTGGTGTAATACTTTTATTTCTTACGCCTGTATTTCGTGTTTTACTCTCGTTGTTTTCTTTCCTGCT
It contains:
- a CDS encoding DUF1634 domain-containing protein, with protein sequence MEKSKSMSQEKFGEKDFQTIIGNLLRYGVWISLSVAFIGGIVYLMHHGYDIEDYSVFKENDRNIFEVIAAVYNGVISGSGESIIFFGVILLFLTPVFRVLLSLFSFLLEKDYLYVAITAIVIGIIILSISFGFSH